In Calonectris borealis chromosome 29, bCalBor7.hap1.2, whole genome shotgun sequence, one genomic interval encodes:
- the ANKRD35 gene encoding LOW QUALITY PROTEIN: ankyrin repeat domain-containing protein 35 (The sequence of the model RefSeq protein was modified relative to this genomic sequence to represent the inferred CDS: deleted 1 base in 1 codon): MPSLAPRPGARLRCPPTPCTAAEPGAARRQPDKPAGQAQAGTRSASPRLPRPAPRARLRRDSGSPAPHPCWSTPTSGETEAWLCAAAEGGTWGARPKRGVSPEALPLPRHVENPCLSLPSPPGGAGWGSRPRSPPEPLATPQVESWNKQDQKLLEAVEKGDVGRVSALASRKTARPAKLNAVGQSAFHLAASKGLTECLTLLLAHGAPVNEKNDDGSTALHLATIACQPQCVKVLLQYGANEGHVDGQNRTPLHWAASSGCASSVLLLCDHEALLDVTDAHGQTPLMLAARGNHAAICTQLLQRGADPTLADKDKKTALTLAREHGSLESAELLLSHGAAVGDEGGGHYAGQTPSRALRRLLRGARGGGRENGTGCARDPAPQVGSRGEGTPGSDSEEEEEEDEEQQDGCDARRVRRLQERLARKTRECQRLAAAADSIRQRVRELARLLPGCEAGAGVEDEDGACLALLAQHLGELRKRMMAEEEGDGGQPAAQLNGGDVAPALAPFLTWLGDECAKMRAAKASAFTRSKGLRKEVEEALRSKLHYEVVSADAVRKSLAAWEKMVVGLEQALSRADETHAKMLEESRVLLENLRREPARPLAGTAPSPCPVNGTEPAPGGKSREEGGSLEKEMLELKERNGTLLGELARLGRERERLREELRGLREQDPAAEPAAEGSGAAALARALAAEREEAARLRRKLAGQRRELAALRDGVGEKAREAAGDAGAGAGILQELHRKLDGLVRSQHEALQLVAEMEGDGTHGDGDKDGAGLLGELEDALGELAEELGTAPGPRVPRLLERLAGTAAALRGRELPGEPRGPPGAEAERWRAAAAEERRAKEAAAARAAEREREARELREKAEGLERSVGSLRARAGELSRACRDKEGKMKKLLVETEKLSAEVLGLRGQSARLQLQLEVQQKNHRDIVAVYRTHLLNAAQGFMDEGVHALLLRILRPE; encoded by the exons atgcccagcctggccccccgTCCCGGTGCTCGGCTCCGGTGcccacccacaccctgcaccgCGGCggagcccggcgcggcgcggcggcagcccgACAAACCAGCcgggcaggcgcaggcagggacACGCTCTGCCTCACCTCGCCTTCCCCGGCCGGCGCCCAGGGCCAGGCTCCGCAGGGACTCGGGGTCCCCAGCGCCCCATCCCTGCTGGAGCACCCCAacaagtggggaaactgaggcatggctCTGCgctgctgcagagggaggcaCTTGGGGGGCACGTCCTAAAAGAGGGGTCAGCCCCGAAGCGCTGCCTCTGCCGCGGCACGTGGAGAACCCGTGCCTCAGTTTGCCCTCgccgcccggcggggcagggtgggggtcccgtccccgcagc cccccggagcCGCTCGCCACCCCCCAGGTTGAGAGCTGGAACAAGCAGGACCAGAAGCTTTTGGAAGCGGTGGAGAAGGGCGACGTGGGCAGGGTGTCCGCCCTCGCCTCCCGTAAAACGGCCCGGCCCGCCAAGCTCAACGCCGTGGGGCAATCCGC CTTCCACCTGGCCGCATCCAAGGGTCTCACCGAGTGCCTGACGCTGCTGCTGGCCCACGGGGCCCCCGTTAACGAGAAGAACGATGACG GCAGCACCGCTCTGCATCTGGCCACCATCGCCTGCCAGCCCCAGTGCGTCAAGGTCCTGCTGCAG TATGGTGCCAACGAGGGCCACGTGGACGGGCAGAACCGAACCCCACTGCACTGGGCTG CCTCCTCGGGCTGCGCCTCCAGCGTGCTGCTGCTCTGCGACCACGAGGCCCTCCTGGACGTCACCGATGCC CACGGGCAGACCCCCCTGATGCTGGCGGCGCGGGGGAACCACGCTGCCATCtgcacccagctcctgcagagaGGGGCCGACCCCACCCTGGCCGACAAGGACAAGAA GACCGCCCTGACGCTGGCCCGCGAGCACGGCAGCCTGGAGTCGGCCGAGCTGCTGCTGAGCCACGGGGCGGCCGTGGGGGACGAGGGCGGCGGGCACTACGCGGGACAGACCCCCAGCCGCGCGCTCCGGCGGCTCCTGCGCGgcgcccgcggcggggggagag AGAACGGCACCGGCTGTGCCAGGGACCCCGCGCCGCAGGTGGGAAGCCGGGGAGAGGGGACCCCGGGCAGCgacagtgaggaggaggaggaggaggatgaagagcagCAGGATGGGTGCGATGCCCGGCGGGTGCGGCGGCTGCAGGAGCGGCTGGCGAGGAAGACGCGGGAATGCCAGCGGTTGGCGGCCGCCGCCGACAGCATCCGGCAGCGGGTGCGGGAGCTGGCGCGGCTCCTGCCCGGGTGCGAAGCCGGTGCCGGGGTGGAGGATGAGGATGGCGCCTGCCTGGCCCTCCTGGCCCAGCACCTGGGggagctgaggaagaggatgatggcCGAGGAAGAGGGGGATGGAGGACAGCCGGCGGCACAGCTCAATGGTGGTGACGTGGCGCCGGCGCTGGCCCCGTTCCTGACCTGGCTGGGGGACGAGTGTGCCAAAATGCGGGCGGCGAAGGCGAGCGCCTTCACCCGGAGCAAGGGGCTGcggaaggaggtggaggaagccCTGCGGAGCAAACTGCACTACGAGGTGGTGTCGGCGGACGCCGTCCGGAAAAGCCTGGCGGCTTGGGAGAAGatggtggtggggctggagcaggcGCTGAGCCGCGCCGACGAGACCCACGCCAAGATGCTCGAGGAATCCCGCGTCCTCCTGGAAAACCTCCGGCGGGAGCCGGCGCGGCCGCTCGCCGGGACGGCGCCTTCCCCGTGCCCGGTGAACGGCACGGAGCCGGCTCCGGGTGGGAAGAGCCGAGAGGAGGGTGGGAGCTTGGAGAAGGAGATGCTGGAGCTCAAGGAGCGCAACGGGAcgctgctgggggagctggcgcGGCTGGGGCGCGAGCGGGAGCGGCTGCGGGAGgagctgcgggggctgcgggagcaggaCCCCGCTGCCGAACCGGCGGCGGAAGGTTCTGGAGCGGCCGCCCTGGCCCGGGCGCTGGCAGCCGAGCGGGAGGAGGCGGCGAGGCTGCGGCGGAAGctggcggggcagcggcgggagctGGCGGCCCTGCGGGATGGGGTGGGCGAGAAGGCGCGGGAGGCGGCCGGcgatgccggtgccggtgccggcatCCTGCAGGAGCTGCACCGCAAGCTGGACGGGCTGGTGAGGTCCCAGCATGAGGCCTTGCAACTCGTTGCAGAGATGGAGGGTGATGGCACCCACGGAGACGGGGACAAGGACGGGGCAGGGCTACTGGGCGAGCTGGAGGATGCACTGGGCgaactggcggaggagctggGGACGGCGCCGGGTCCCCGTGTGCCGCGACTGCTGGAGCGGctcgccggcaccgccgccgccctgcgcggccgggagctccccggggagccgcgggggccgccgggggCCGAGGCCGAGCgctggcgggcggcggcggcggaggagagGCGGGCgaaggaggcggcggcggcccgggcggcCGAGCGGGAGCGGGAGGCGCGGGAGCTGCGGGAGAAGGCGGAGGGGCTGGAGCGGAGCGTGGGGAGCCTGCGGGCGAGGGCGGGCGAGCTCTCCAGGGCCTGCCGGGACAAGGAGGGGAAG ATGAAGAAGCTGCTGGTGGAGACGGAGAAGCTGTCGGCGGAGGTGCTGGGGCTCCGCGGCCAGAGCGCccggctccagctccagctggag gTCCAGCAGAAGAACCACCGGGACATCGTGGCGGTCTACAGGACCCACCTGCTCAACGCTGCCCAG GGCTTCATGGACGAGGGGGTGCACGCCCTGCTGCTGCGCATCCTGCGGCCGGAGTGA